In one window of Candidatus Dormiibacterota bacterium DNA:
- a CDS encoding response regulator transcription factor: MSFPKTILMIEDDAPTREVVRMAMLGQNLNLIEADTGEKGMEMIEKSEPDLVILDLNLPGVSGMDVCRQLRADGTQVPVIMLTAKNDTIDVVVGLEVGADDYLTKPFEVRELLARVGAHLRRSEQAVSQAQPKTRFEFPGLIIDMNSRQVWREGKEVALTLTEFNLLSLLASQAGQVVSRGELLRKVWGYEVEIETRTVDAHVYRLRKKIERDSEKPHYIHSVPGIGYRFVAD, from the coding sequence ATGTCATTCCCGAAGACGATTCTGATGATCGAGGATGATGCCCCGACCCGGGAGGTCGTCCGGATGGCAATGCTGGGTCAAAACCTCAACCTGATCGAAGCCGATACCGGCGAGAAGGGCATGGAGATGATCGAGAAGTCCGAGCCCGACCTGGTGATCCTCGACCTGAACCTCCCGGGGGTTTCCGGGATGGATGTCTGCCGCCAGCTACGGGCCGACGGCACCCAGGTCCCGGTCATCATGCTGACCGCGAAGAACGACACGATCGACGTCGTCGTAGGGCTCGAGGTGGGGGCCGACGACTACCTGACCAAGCCGTTTGAGGTACGGGAACTCTTAGCCCGGGTGGGCGCGCACCTGCGTCGGAGCGAGCAGGCGGTCTCGCAGGCACAGCCCAAGACGCGCTTCGAGTTCCCAGGCCTCATCATCGACATGAACAGCCGACAGGTGTGGCGCGAGGGCAAGGAAGTCGCCCTGACGCTCACCGAGTTCAACCTGCTGTCGTTACTGGCCTCGCAGGCGGGACAGGTGGTGAGCCGCGGCGAGCTGCTGCGCAAGGTGTGGGGCTACGAGGTCGAGATCGAGACGCGCACCGTCGACGCCCACGTCTACCGGTTGCGCAAGAAGATCGAGCGCGACTCCGAGAAGCCGCACTACATTCACTCCGTCCCGGGGATCGGCTACCGCTTCGTCGCCGACTAA
- a CDS encoding dipeptidase, producing the protein MTAPEEFLDDTRDQGLRELEDFLRIPSISSQPERAADVRRAAAHLAEQYQRVGLENAEVIETAGHPVVYADWLKAPGKPTVLLYGHYDVQPVDPLDLWKSPPFEPNQEDGVLLGRGSSDDKGQIALHWQAIHAWLRTTGELPLNLKVIAEGEEEIGSPHFEEFVQANRDRLKSDYCVISDTAMVAKGFPAITYALRGLIYFELRVEAANTDLHSGSLGGIAPNPAQALAEILVRLKDAAGHVLVPGFYDGVRPLSDDERRQFARVPFDEAAIKRTYGLRALHGEAGFTPTERNWARPTLDVNGIWGGYQGPGAKTIIPAWAAAKFSCRLVPDQDPKAISEALRGYLEEVQPKTVRVSLTELSGHGDPWITPVDHPLIGAGQRALRTVYGQDPALIRAGGSIGAVEVMGRLLEAPCLLIGFVLPDSFAHAPNERLDLDSFYLGRKAALHLWEEIAAIGA; encoded by the coding sequence ATGACCGCGCCCGAAGAATTCCTTGACGACACGCGCGACCAAGGCCTCAGAGAACTCGAAGACTTTCTCAGGATCCCGAGCATCTCGAGCCAACCGGAGCGCGCCGCTGACGTCCGTCGCGCCGCCGCTCACTTAGCCGAGCAGTATCAGCGCGTCGGACTCGAGAACGCCGAGGTCATCGAGACGGCCGGGCATCCGGTCGTCTATGCCGACTGGTTGAAGGCGCCCGGCAAGCCGACCGTGCTCCTCTACGGTCACTATGACGTCCAGCCGGTCGATCCCCTCGACCTCTGGAAATCGCCACCTTTCGAGCCGAATCAGGAAGATGGGGTGCTCCTTGGGCGCGGCTCATCCGATGACAAGGGACAGATCGCCCTGCACTGGCAGGCGATTCACGCCTGGCTACGGACGACCGGCGAGCTGCCCCTCAATCTGAAAGTGATCGCCGAAGGCGAAGAGGAGATCGGCAGCCCACACTTCGAGGAGTTCGTACAAGCCAACCGGGACCGGCTCAAGTCGGACTACTGCGTCATCAGCGACACGGCCATGGTGGCGAAGGGATTTCCCGCCATCACCTACGCGCTGCGCGGATTGATTTACTTCGAGCTCCGGGTCGAGGCAGCCAACACCGATTTGCATTCCGGCAGCCTCGGCGGCATTGCACCCAACCCGGCTCAGGCCCTGGCCGAGATCCTGGTCCGGCTCAAGGATGCGGCCGGCCACGTCCTGGTGCCCGGGTTCTACGACGGCGTGCGGCCCCTGAGCGACGACGAGCGCCGTCAGTTCGCGCGCGTGCCCTTTGACGAGGCGGCGATCAAGCGGACCTATGGCCTGCGGGCCCTGCACGGCGAGGCGGGCTTCACACCGACCGAGCGCAACTGGGCGCGGCCAACGCTCGATGTTAACGGGATCTGGGGCGGATATCAGGGGCCCGGCGCAAAGACGATCATTCCGGCCTGGGCCGCCGCCAAGTTCAGCTGCCGCCTCGTCCCTGACCAGGATCCAAAGGCCATCAGCGAAGCGCTGCGGGGCTATCTCGAGGAGGTTCAGCCAAAGACCGTACGGGTCAGCCTCACCGAGCTCAGCGGTCACGGCGATCCGTGGATCACGCCCGTCGACCATCCCCTGATCGGCGCCGGGCAGCGGGCTTTGCGTACGGTCTACGGTCAGGATCCTGCCCTGATCCGCGCCGGCGGCTCGATTGGCGCGGTCGAGGTCATGGGCCGGCTGCTCGAGGCGCCGTGTCTGCTGATCGGCTTCGTCTTACCGGATAGCTTTGCGCACGCGCCCAACGAGCGCCTCGACCTGGACAGCTTCTACCTGGGCCGGAAGGCGGCGCTGCATCTCTGGGAGGAGATCGCCGCTATCGGGGCGTAG
- a CDS encoding CHAP domain-containing protein gives MIPVLTAFDRLHTDTAYGANPTPSVSLRTTHVDDVVLSQGGFIMKMSTSSVDTPVRRDVAYYTIKSGDTVQSVAGRYGLTLDTLRWANNVTDVTAVVQGERLVVPPVNGILVKVQANTQLSALAIQYHVKVQDIIDFNLIRDPDHLKAGTMVMLPDGVGPSLADPGIGKKTVRSVTWNRFGPQVTNYTITYSNTPTYGSGGKFPYGYCTWWVAHKRYVPWSGNAWQWWYNAQQFGFAEGQVPMVGAIMVQGISWSSPVGHVAYVESVNADGSFTVSEMNYGGWGRLDYRTIKSTAGLDLLGFIY, from the coding sequence GTGATCCCGGTACTTACAGCCTTCGACCGACTCCACACTGACACCGCCTACGGCGCAAATCCCACCCCTTCGGTTTCACTGCGGACCACGCACGTCGACGACGTGGTCCTGAGTCAGGGTGGGTTCATCATGAAGATGAGCACTTCAAGTGTGGACACGCCGGTGCGGCGCGATGTCGCCTACTACACCATCAAGTCGGGTGACACCGTCCAGAGCGTCGCGGGGCGCTACGGACTGACGCTGGACACCCTGCGCTGGGCCAACAACGTCACCGACGTGACCGCGGTCGTCCAGGGCGAGCGCCTCGTGGTGCCGCCTGTCAACGGGATCCTGGTCAAGGTCCAGGCGAACACCCAGCTGAGCGCCCTGGCCATCCAGTACCACGTCAAGGTCCAGGACATCATCGATTTCAACCTGATCCGGGATCCGGATCACCTGAAGGCGGGCACCATGGTGATGCTGCCCGACGGCGTCGGACCATCGCTGGCCGATCCGGGGATCGGCAAAAAGACGGTGCGCTCGGTGACCTGGAACCGCTTCGGACCGCAGGTGACGAACTACACCATCACCTACAGCAACACCCCGACCTACGGCTCCGGCGGCAAGTTCCCCTACGGCTATTGCACCTGGTGGGTCGCGCACAAGCGTTATGTGCCGTGGTCTGGCAACGCCTGGCAGTGGTGGTACAACGCGCAGCAGTTCGGCTTCGCCGAGGGCCAGGTCCCGATGGTGGGCGCCATCATGGTGCAGGGCATCAGTTGGTCCTCGCCGGTCGGACACGTAGCGTACGTCGAGTCCGTGAACGCGGATGGTTCCTTCACCGTTTCCGAGATGAACTACGGCGGATGGGGGCGGCTGGATTATCGCACGATCAAGTCCACGGCCGGACTCGACCTGCTGGGCTTCATCTACTAG
- a CDS encoding M23 family metallopeptidase, translating to MAVLLLSLVGLLGLLVAPAAVLAGTPGASPSPSPGPSPTTSPVANPTQPGPSHSPAPSPSPTNTGLLNRQPQGQLIADLTASEAHALMLEKSLNQSELSLIALGQQIVDAEKQVASLDSRITAVSALHEQVSTRLQADRTQLATIIRRLYKHQDNFFASLIRSGGFGGLLETLGYSDVVLDRERSLIRAVQADDVALAHAQATLERSRHAKKDTLSRLVIVRTTLAQEIASEQSLQTQLQGTIDEALVALDAMQTDSPDMAVRRAKLVKMKTDSVLSQIEQAVFAQQDFQQAAQLIAEDPVLASTGRLLWPIPHATITQGFGPTPYVFEASYAGFPHFHTGIDLAVPLGTPVFAAADGVVMLARPMADSTGTLVGYGNYVIIQHDAGLKTLYGHLLTIGVKEGDLVHRGQLVGLVGSTGNSTGPHTHFEVRIENSPVDPMQLLPDLAPQPAAPIPASR from the coding sequence GTGGCGGTCCTACTGCTCAGTCTGGTTGGGCTGCTCGGCTTGCTGGTGGCACCGGCGGCGGTCCTGGCCGGCACGCCGGGGGCGTCACCCTCACCCTCACCCGGCCCGAGCCCGACGACCTCACCCGTCGCCAATCCGACCCAGCCGGGCCCCTCGCACTCACCCGCGCCCAGCCCGTCGCCGACCAACACGGGCCTTCTAAACCGGCAGCCCCAGGGCCAGCTGATCGCCGACCTCACGGCGTCCGAGGCCCATGCCCTGATGCTGGAGAAGTCCCTGAACCAGTCGGAGTTGAGCCTGATCGCGCTCGGCCAGCAGATCGTCGACGCCGAGAAGCAGGTGGCCTCGCTCGATAGCCGAATCACCGCGGTCAGCGCGCTGCACGAGCAGGTCAGCACCCGGCTCCAGGCCGACCGCACGCAGCTCGCCACCATTATTCGGCGCCTCTACAAACACCAGGACAACTTCTTTGCCAGCCTCATCCGCTCCGGCGGCTTCGGCGGCTTGCTGGAGACCCTCGGCTACAGCGACGTCGTGCTGGATCGCGAGCGAAGCCTGATCCGGGCGGTACAGGCCGACGACGTCGCCCTGGCCCATGCGCAGGCGACGTTGGAGCGCAGCCGGCACGCCAAGAAGGACACCCTATCCCGGCTGGTGATCGTCCGCACCACCCTCGCCCAGGAGATCGCCAGCGAGCAGTCGCTCCAGACGCAACTGCAGGGAACGATCGACGAGGCGCTGGTGGCGCTCGATGCCATGCAGACCGACTCGCCGGATATGGCGGTGCGGCGGGCAAAGCTCGTCAAGATGAAGACCGACAGTGTGCTCAGCCAGATCGAGCAGGCAGTCTTCGCCCAGCAGGACTTCCAGCAGGCGGCCCAGCTGATCGCGGAAGACCCGGTGCTGGCCTCGACCGGGCGCCTGCTCTGGCCGATCCCGCACGCGACCATCACGCAAGGCTTTGGCCCGACGCCCTACGTGTTCGAGGCTTCCTATGCCGGATTCCCCCACTTTCATACGGGAATCGATCTGGCAGTGCCGCTGGGAACCCCGGTGTTCGCGGCGGCGGATGGCGTCGTCATGCTCGCCCGGCCCATGGCCGACAGCACCGGAACCCTCGTCGGATACGGGAACTACGTCATCATCCAGCACGATGCCGGCTTGAAAACGCTATACGGTCACTTGCTCACGATCGGGGTCAAGGAAGGTGACCTCGTCCACCGAGGCCAGCTGGTGGGCCTGGTGGGCTCTACCGGCAACTCGACCGGGCCGCACACCCACTTCGAGGTTCGAATCGAGAACAGCCCCGTCGATCCCATGCAGCTGCTCCCGGACCTGGCTCCGCAGCCCGCGGCGCCCATTCCGGCCTCGCGCTAG
- the aroH gene encoding chorismate mutase: protein MAVRGIRGATTTEEDSETAIVDATTELLAQLARENALSPGDIAAVWFTTTPDLTSEFPAAAARGFGWGDVPLLCGHEMAVPSSNPRSLPRCIRVLLLVNTDWPSSAMRFVYLRGAEKLRVTA from the coding sequence ATGGCGGTTCGAGGGATTCGCGGCGCGACGACCACTGAAGAAGACAGCGAGACGGCGATAGTCGACGCCACGACGGAGCTGCTGGCGCAGCTCGCCCGCGAGAACGCGCTCAGTCCGGGCGACATCGCCGCCGTCTGGTTCACCACGACGCCCGACCTGACGTCCGAGTTTCCCGCCGCCGCGGCCCGGGGATTCGGTTGGGGAGACGTGCCCTTGCTCTGTGGCCACGAAATGGCCGTGCCCTCCTCGAACCCGCGGAGCCTGCCACGGTGCATCCGCGTGCTGCTCCTCGTCAACACCGACTGGCCGTCATCGGCGATGCGCTTCGTCTACCTGCGCGGCGCGGAGAAGTTGAGGGTGACAGCATGA
- the aroF gene encoding 3-deoxy-7-phosphoheptulonate synthase, with amino-acid sequence MIIVMRHDATPAQVAAVVSQVEAHGCRTHLSDGEERTVIGVIGTNPFALRELFIEAPGVAEVVPITKPFKLSNREFRSRDTRIRVGDHEVGGDRPWIVAGPCSVDGEEMYLETCRKVRAAGAHALRGGIFKPRTSPYSFQGLRGDGIKILREAKRETGLPLVCEVLEAADIGTLADIVDVLQIGARNMQNFPLLSEVGRLRKPVLLKRGMSATIEEWLLSAEYILSQGNYDVILCERGIRTFETYTRNTLDLNAVPLIKELSHLPVIVDPSHGTGRRSLVTPMALAGIAAGADGLIVEVHAQPEVALSDGAQSLTPQAFAHLVQQVDAVAAALNRTVGVA; translated from the coding sequence ATGATCATCGTGATGCGGCACGACGCGACCCCGGCGCAGGTGGCGGCGGTCGTCTCGCAGGTCGAGGCGCATGGTTGCCGGACCCACCTGAGCGACGGTGAGGAGCGAACCGTCATCGGCGTCATCGGCACGAATCCATTCGCCTTGCGGGAGCTCTTCATCGAGGCCCCCGGGGTAGCTGAGGTGGTACCCATCACGAAGCCATTCAAATTGTCGAACCGCGAGTTCCGATCGCGCGATACTCGCATCAGGGTCGGTGACCACGAGGTTGGTGGCGACCGCCCCTGGATCGTGGCCGGGCCGTGCTCGGTTGACGGCGAGGAGATGTACCTCGAGACTTGCCGGAAAGTACGGGCGGCAGGGGCCCACGCGCTGCGTGGGGGTATCTTCAAGCCGCGCACCTCGCCCTACAGCTTCCAGGGGCTGCGCGGCGACGGGATCAAGATCCTGCGGGAGGCAAAACGCGAAACCGGCCTGCCGCTGGTGTGCGAGGTCCTGGAGGCGGCGGACATCGGGACGCTGGCCGACATCGTCGACGTGCTGCAAATCGGCGCGCGCAACATGCAGAACTTCCCGCTGCTATCCGAAGTCGGTCGTTTGCGCAAGCCGGTCCTGCTGAAGCGAGGCATGTCGGCGACGATCGAGGAATGGCTGCTTTCGGCCGAGTACATCCTGAGCCAGGGGAACTACGACGTGATCCTCTGCGAGCGCGGGATTCGGACCTTCGAGACCTACACGCGAAACACGCTGGACCTCAACGCCGTGCCGCTGATCAAGGAACTGAGTCACCTTCCGGTGATCGTTGACCCGAGCCACGGCACGGGCCGCCGCTCCCTGGTCACCCCGATGGCCCTGGCCGGGATCGCGGCGGGCGCGGACGGCCTGATCGTCGAGGTGCACGCGCAGCCGGAGGTCGCGCTCTCCGACGGTGCGCAATCCTTGACCCCGCAGGCGTTCGCCCACCTCGTCCAACAGGTCGATGCGGTGGCCGCGGCGCTCAACCGGACCGTCGGAGTGGCGTGA
- a CDS encoding prephenate dehydrogenase: protein MRVGIVGLGLIGGSLGLALRRLGGSIEVRGVAHHEDGVLAAQQRGVVDRASTDLRDLADCDIVVVATPINQIRTVLERLAGIVPRSGIVTDVASVKRPVLDWARCLPAPDRFLGGHPVAGKERSGLGESDATLFRGETWIFTPDDGQDLTPFDEWFRMVRALGARPQVLSAEAHDRQMAFLSHLAFTISIAYAQTVRPVADPALGGPGFRGMVRLAEGDPTLYEDITTTNRGPLVEAIDRFSEVLRDYRERINRGERVGELFRQGVHAAR, encoded by the coding sequence ATGCGGGTCGGCATCGTCGGACTCGGGCTGATCGGTGGCTCACTCGGCCTGGCGCTACGCCGGCTGGGCGGGTCGATCGAGGTCCGCGGTGTCGCCCATCACGAGGATGGCGTGCTGGCGGCGCAGCAGCGTGGCGTAGTCGACCGCGCGTCGACCGACCTGCGCGACCTGGCCGACTGCGACATCGTGGTGGTCGCCACGCCCATCAACCAGATCCGGACGGTGCTCGAACGCCTGGCGGGCATCGTGCCACGAAGCGGCATCGTCACCGACGTGGCCAGTGTGAAGCGCCCGGTGCTCGACTGGGCGCGCTGTCTGCCCGCTCCGGATCGATTCCTCGGCGGCCACCCCGTCGCGGGCAAGGAGCGAAGCGGCCTGGGTGAAAGCGATGCCACGCTCTTCCGCGGCGAGACATGGATCTTCACGCCGGATGACGGGCAAGACCTGACCCCGTTCGACGAGTGGTTCCGAATGGTCCGGGCCCTGGGAGCGCGGCCGCAAGTTCTCTCCGCCGAGGCGCACGACCGGCAGATGGCGTTTCTGAGCCACCTGGCCTTCACCATCAGCATCGCGTACGCCCAGACAGTGCGACCGGTTGCGGATCCGGCGCTCGGCGGTCCCGGATTTCGAGGCATGGTGCGCCTGGCCGAGGGTGATCCCACCCTGTACGAGGACATCACGACCACGAACCGCGGTCCCCTGGTCGAGGCAATCGACCGCTTCTCCGAGGTGCTGCGCGACTACCGCGAGCGCATCAACCGTGGCGAGCGCGTGGGCGAGCTCTTCAGGCAGGGCGTGCATGCCGCTCGCTGA
- the aroA gene encoding 3-phosphoshikimate 1-carboxyvinyltransferase, producing MPLAEVQSARTVSPAMRVAGELSVPGDKSIAHRGLMLAALAQGESWVHGLPEGEDVLATVACLRGLGADLQRSGRTARIRGAGLSSFATPHGNLDCANSGTTMRLLLGILAGSSITATLDGDASLRRRPMARVIEPLRRMGARIESQEDRAPIGVRGTSLQGRRYALPIPSAQVKSALLLAGLSASGPTTVVEPSPTRDHTERLLRAMGTDVNATADGVVIRPSHQPLRPIELAVPGDFSSAAFWMTAAALRPGWSVIIGDVGLNPTRTAFLELLRSMGAGVRVEASSDDIEPRGMVTVSGQRLRSVVLDATDVAAAIDEIPALLVLATQAGGVTTISGAGELRVKESDRIATMAEGLRRMGAIVEERADGVSIQGPAALHGATVDPHGDHRVAMALAVAGLVASGPTTIEGADCVAVSYPNFFAQLQDLTHES from the coding sequence ATGCCGCTCGCTGAGGTGCAGTCCGCCCGCACCGTCTCACCGGCGATGCGCGTTGCCGGCGAACTGTCCGTCCCCGGGGATAAGTCGATTGCCCACCGTGGCCTGATGCTCGCCGCCCTGGCGCAGGGTGAAAGCTGGGTTCACGGTCTCCCCGAAGGTGAAGATGTCCTGGCGACCGTTGCCTGTCTCCGCGGCCTCGGTGCCGACCTCCAGCGCAGTGGTCGCACGGCGCGGATCCGTGGGGCGGGCCTGAGCTCGTTCGCGACGCCGCATGGCAACCTCGACTGTGCCAACTCCGGGACCACGATGCGACTGCTGCTCGGCATCCTCGCCGGCAGCTCGATAACAGCGACCCTCGACGGCGACGCCTCGCTCCGCCGCCGCCCGATGGCTCGAGTGATCGAGCCGCTGAGGCGTATGGGGGCGAGGATCGAATCGCAAGAGGATCGAGCCCCGATCGGCGTGAGGGGAACATCGCTCCAGGGTCGGCGCTACGCGTTGCCCATCCCGAGCGCCCAGGTGAAGAGCGCGCTGCTATTGGCCGGACTTTCCGCCAGCGGTCCGACGACCGTCGTCGAGCCCTCGCCCACGCGGGACCACACAGAACGGTTGCTGCGAGCGATGGGAACGGATGTCAACGCGACGGCGGACGGCGTCGTGATCCGGCCATCGCATCAGCCGCTACGGCCGATCGAGCTGGCCGTGCCTGGCGACTTTTCCTCCGCCGCGTTCTGGATGACGGCCGCGGCGTTGAGGCCTGGCTGGTCGGTGATCATCGGCGATGTCGGCCTCAACCCAACGCGGACCGCGTTTCTCGAGCTGCTGCGGTCGATGGGTGCCGGCGTCAGGGTCGAGGCATCTTCCGACGACATCGAGCCCCGCGGCATGGTGACCGTGTCCGGCCAACGCCTGCGGTCCGTTGTCCTCGATGCTACCGATGTGGCGGCCGCCATCGACGAGATCCCTGCCCTGCTCGTGCTAGCGACGCAGGCAGGGGGGGTCACCACCATCAGTGGCGCCGGAGAGCTCCGCGTCAAGGAGAGCGATCGGATTGCCACTATGGCCGAAGGCCTTCGCCGAATGGGCGCCATCGTGGAGGAGCGCGCGGACGGCGTCAGTATCCAGGGGCCGGCCGCGCTGCACGGCGCGACTGTCGATCCGCACGGGGACCACCGCGTCGCGATGGCGCTGGCGGTGGCGGGACTCGTCGCCTCCGGTCCGACGACGATCGAGGGCGCCGACTGCGTCGCCGTCTCGTATCCCAACTTCTTTGCGCAACTGCAGGACCTGACCCATGAATCCTGA
- a CDS encoding NAD(P)-binding domain-containing protein, with the protein MNPDARVLLLGDPVSRSLSPGMQNAAFEALGIDCRYLLREVNRAGLAGAMAELRGDERILGANVTIPHKESVIPYLDDLDAQADRIGAVNTISRQGAKLKGWNSDIEGFQRALAEMGGSYSRVAIIGAGGAARAVAAALQPAAEVWVVARNVEQARRLCHDLEIVRGGPVKMDQLQEAVAKAQLVVNATPAELPPASWLRTDQVLFDLRSRRSAEGRAMLLHQGAASFEIWTGRKAPIDVMRAALDRASVPA; encoded by the coding sequence ATGAATCCTGATGCCAGAGTGCTCCTGCTGGGTGATCCCGTCTCCCGCAGTCTCTCGCCCGGCATGCAAAACGCCGCCTTCGAAGCGCTCGGCATCGATTGCCGCTACCTGCTTCGTGAGGTGAACCGGGCTGGACTGGCCGGCGCGATGGCCGAGCTGCGCGGAGACGAGCGCATCCTCGGGGCCAACGTCACAATCCCGCACAAGGAATCGGTCATCCCGTACCTCGATGACCTCGACGCGCAGGCCGATCGCATTGGCGCGGTGAACACCATCAGCCGGCAGGGCGCGAAACTGAAGGGCTGGAACTCCGATATCGAGGGCTTCCAGCGCGCTCTCGCCGAGATGGGTGGGAGTTACTCCCGTGTCGCGATCATCGGAGCCGGCGGAGCCGCGCGAGCCGTCGCCGCCGCGCTGCAGCCGGCTGCCGAAGTCTGGGTGGTCGCACGCAACGTCGAGCAGGCACGACGCCTGTGCCACGACCTCGAGATCGTCCGTGGCGGCCCGGTTAAGATGGACCAGCTGCAGGAGGCGGTCGCGAAGGCGCAGCTGGTCGTGAATGCCACGCCCGCCGAGCTTCCACCGGCGTCCTGGCTGCGAACCGATCAAGTCCTCTTCGACCTACGCAGCCGTCGATCGGCGGAGGGTCGGGCCATGCTCCTGCACCAGGGTGCGGCGTCGTTCGAGATATGGACCGGCAGAAAGGCGCCCATTGACGTGATGCGGGCCGCGCTCGATCGCGCATCGGTGCCGGCATGA
- the aroC gene encoding chorismate synthase: MTLRLLTAGESHGERLTVILDGVPAGLTVREEDLGRDLTRRQGGHGRGGRQLIEHDEAHIVAGVRGGLTLGSPITLEIANRDWENWRQVMAVNAAEVKRKPITRVRPGHADLAGMLKYGANDARDVLERASARETAARVAAGGVTKLLLREFGMEVRSYTRSVGAIEATVPSPIPWEEVESSAVRSPDGAAGEAMVRAIDAARERGDTLGGVFTVIAEGVPPGLGSYRQWDTRLDGLLAQAIVSIPACKAVAIGDGVEGAGLPGSQVHDVPVYDNGRLGHETNRAGGLTGGVSNGEPLVVHGYMKPISTLLKPLATVDLKTKEPARAHYERSDICVVPAAGVVGEAMVALVLAGVLLEKFGSDSMTELHRNVESYLQETRR, from the coding sequence ATGACCCTCCGCCTGCTCACCGCCGGCGAATCGCATGGCGAGCGGCTGACCGTCATCCTCGACGGCGTGCCCGCCGGCTTGACCGTGCGTGAGGAAGACCTGGGCCGCGACCTGACGCGCAGACAGGGTGGTCACGGCCGCGGCGGGCGGCAGTTGATCGAGCACGACGAGGCCCACATCGTCGCCGGCGTGCGCGGCGGTTTGACGCTCGGCTCGCCGATCACGCTCGAGATCGCGAACCGAGACTGGGAGAACTGGCGGCAGGTCATGGCCGTCAATGCCGCAGAGGTCAAGCGCAAGCCGATCACTCGTGTGCGTCCGGGCCATGCCGACCTGGCCGGCATGCTCAAGTACGGGGCGAACGATGCACGCGATGTCTTGGAACGGGCTAGCGCGCGCGAGACGGCGGCTCGTGTGGCGGCGGGCGGCGTGACGAAACTACTGCTCCGGGAATTCGGCATGGAGGTGCGCAGTTACACCCGCTCCGTCGGCGCCATCGAGGCCACCGTACCGTCGCCGATCCCCTGGGAGGAGGTCGAATCCTCGGCGGTCCGCTCCCCCGACGGAGCTGCCGGCGAGGCGATGGTGCGCGCGATCGATGCGGCGCGCGAACGAGGCGACACGCTCGGCGGCGTCTTCACCGTCATCGCCGAAGGCGTCCCGCCCGGCCTGGGCAGCTACCGGCAGTGGGACACGAGGCTTGACGGCCTGCTCGCCCAGGCGATCGTCAGTATCCCGGCCTGCAAAGCCGTCGCCATCGGCGATGGCGTGGAGGGAGCAGGCCTGCCCGGCTCGCAGGTGCATGACGTGCCCGTCTACGACAACGGGCGCCTGGGCCACGAGACAAACCGCGCCGGCGGACTGACGGGTGGCGTCAGCAACGGCGAGCCGCTGGTCGTGCACGGCTACATGAAGCCGATCTCGACCTTGCTCAAGCCGCTGGCCACCGTCGACCTCAAGACGAAGGAACCGGCGCGGGCCCACTACGAGCGCAGCGACATCTGCGTCGTGCCGGCCGCCGGGGTGGTGGGGGAGGCGATGGTTGCCCTGGTCCTCGCCGGCGTTCTGCTCGAGAAGTTCGGCAGCGACTCGATGACCGAACTGCATCGGAACGTCGAGAGCTACTTGCAGGAGACGCGCCGTTGA